GGTCGGCCACCGGCGACGGCTACCCGTGCCAGAAGTCCTACGGCATGCAGCACTAGCCGCTGTCCCGTCGCTTCGGAGGTCATCGCGGCGATCACCCCCGATCCAGGGGATTGCGCACCGGGGCCAGCGCGAGCGCCGCGGTCCGCACCGCCGGGGCCGGCCGGTCGAGGTCCAGCTTCGCCGCGTTGCCCGTGATGGACAGGGCCGCCGGCACCCGGCGCCGGGCGTCGAACACCGGCGCGGCGACCGCCGACACCCCGACCTCGTACTCCTCGTGGTTGACGCCGTAGCCGCTCACCGCCGCGCGCCAGCCCGGCGACGGCGACCCGGCGGAAGTAGTCGGGGGAGCCGAGCGCCAGGAAGACCTTCCCGGTGGCGGTGCAGTGCAGCGGCAGCTTCCCGCCGACCTCCGACTCGATCGGCATCGACCGGCGCCCGCTGACCTTCTCCAGGAACAGCGTGTGCGGGCCGTCCTGCACCGCGAGGTGGATGTTCTCGTGGGTCGCCTCGTACAGGTCCTCCAGGTACGGCAGCGCGGCCTCGCGCAGGTCACGCCGCCGCGGCACGCGCTGGCCGAGCTCGAACAGCTTCATGCCGAGCCGGTACCGGCCGTCGGTGCGGGGCCGCCCACCCGCCGTCGTGGTCGAGAGCCCGGGTGTCTCCTTCAGCGTGGCGGAGGGCGAGATCGTCGGGCTGGCCGGGCTGCCGGGCGCCGGGCACCTCGACGTCCTGGCCACGCTGTCCGGCCGGGCACCCGCGCCCGGGCGGGTCCGCATCGCCGGGCGCGGCGCGCCGCGGTCGCCCCGCGCCGCCGTCCGCGCCCGGATCGCGTTCGTCCCCAGCGACCGCAAGCGCTACGGGCTGGTGCTCGACAAGCCGGTCTGGGAGAACACGAGCGCCGTCGCCTGGCTCGGCATCGGCCGCGGCGGGTGGTGGCTGCGCTGCCGATCGCACGTCGCGGTCGCCCGGCGGCACATCGAGCGGCTGCGGATCCGCGGCGGCCCGGCCGACCTGGTGTCCGGGCTGAGACGACCCCACCCGCGGCGTCGACGTCGGCGCCCGGGCCGAGATGCACGCGGTGATCGCGGAGCTGGCGGCGGCGGGCAAGCCGGTGCTGCTGGCTTCGACGGACCTGGCGGAGCTGTGCGAACTCTGCGACCGGGTCCTGGTCTTCCGCCGCGGCCGCGTGGTGGCGCGGCTGACCCGCACGGAACTGTCGGAGCAGGCGCTGAGCGTGGCGATGAACGCGGGCTTCACGGACGGCGCCTGAACCGGGCCGGGCCGGGAGCGGAAGTCCGCTCCCGGCCCGGCCGGTGTTCAGGTCAAACTCGAACAGGGTCTCGCGTCCGGATCCTTCGCCCCTTGGGGCACCCACCGCACGTTCGCGAACGAAGCCTGGAACGGGCCGTCGGTGTACACCAGGAACGGGGTGTTGATGTGCTCGAAGTCCAGCCCGTTGTTGAAGCAGGACAACGGGATCTTCACCGTCGTCTTCGCGCCGCCCGCGAGGTCCGTGAACAGCTTCGTCGCGTTCACCTCGGAGAAGCACGGGTAGACGCAGTGCATGCTGATCACCGTCCGGTTGGCCGGTGCCTGCTGCACGGTCGTGTCGAACTCCAGCGCCCCGTCGGCGTTCAGGTAGCTGCGCAGGTCGTTCGTGCCCGCCGGGTTCTGCAGGTACAGCTGGGCCGGGCCGGTGCCCGTCCAGGTCGTCTTCAGGCCGTCGCCCTGCACGTTGACGTCCGTCGGGACGACGGTGATCTCGGGGTGCGCCGCCGTGCCGTCCGGGCCGATCTCCGTGCCGCCCCAGTTCGAAGCCGAGCCGATGAAGCTCTTGTACGGCGCGACGTCCGTGCGGTCGAAGATCGACAGGTCCTCGGTCGCCGTCCCGCCGCCACCGGTGGACCCGCAGGTCGCGGGGCCGGGGGTCTCGTCCAGCTGCCCGATGGTGGTGCGCTGGCCCGACTTCAGGCCGTAGCCCAGCTTGAACAGCGGGTCGTAGTCCGGCGACCACGGGTTGAGCGGCGACTGGCACGCGCTCTTCGGCCACGAGTACGACAGCGTGCCCTGGTAGCCCGTGCCGTCCTTGCCCTTGACCAGCATGTCGGCGACGCCGCCGCCCTCGGTGCCGGGCAGCCAGGCCGCCACGAACGCGTCGGACCGGTTGATCTCCTTGTTCATGTACAGCGGGCGGCCGCCGACGTAGACGGTGACGACCGGGGTGCCCTTGCCGCTGACCTTGTCCAGCACGGCCAGGTCCTCGGGGTAGAGCTTCGACGCCTCGAGGGTCTTGCGGGTCAGGTCGCCGACGCCCTCGGCGTACGGCGTCTCACCGATGACCGCGATGACGGCGTCGTAGCCCGTGGGGTCGACGTCGCCCTTCTCGTCGAAGGTGACGTTCGCGTCGCCCAGGTCCTGCTTGATGCCGGCCAGGATCGAGGTGGCGTTCGGGAAGTCGGCGTTGGTGTTGCCGGTGCCCTGCCAGCTCAGCGTCCAGCCGCCGGTCTGGTTCTGGATGTTGTCGGCGCTCTTGCCGACCACCAGCACCTTGGACTTCGGCTTGAGCGGCAGCACGTTGCCGTTGTTCTTCAGCAGCGTCTGCGACTCGCGGGCGGCGTCGCGGGCCAGCCAGTTGTCCTTCAGCGCCTCGTCGGAGTTCGCGTAGGACCGGTCGGACGGCTTCTGCGACTCGAACAGCCCGTCACGCAGCTTGACGCGCAGGATGCGCGTGACCGCGTCGTCGATGCGCGCCATCGGGATCTGGCCGCTCTGCACCTGGGCGATCGTGTTGGTGATGAACGCCTTCCAGTCGGCGGGCACCATCACGATGTCGATGCCGGCGTTGATCGCCTGCGGGCACGAGGAGTTGGTGCAGCCGGTGACCTGGCCGATGCCGTTCCAGTCGGACACGACGAGGCCGTCGAAGCCCATCTTGCCCTTGAGGATCTGGTTGAGCGCCTTGTCGCTGCCGTGCAGCTTGCCCTCGTTGATGCCGAGGTCGGTGTTCGTCCAGCTGTTGAACGACACCATCACGGTCTGGGTGCCGGCGGCGAGCGCGCCGTAGTAGCCCTGGCCGTGGATGTTGATCATGTCGGCCTCGGACGAGGGGTTGACGCCCTGGTCCTGGCCCTTGATCGTGCCGCCGTCACCGATGAAGTGCTTGGCGGTGGCGATGACGCCGTTGTAGCCGATGCGCTTGGTGGCGCCGTCCTGGAGGCCGTTGATGGCCTCGAAGCCGTAGGAACGCGTGATGCGCGGGTCCTCGGAGAAGCCTTCGTAGGTGCGGCCCCAGCGGTCGTCCTGGACGACGGCGAGGGTGGGCGAGAAGGCCCAGTCCTGGCCGGTGGCGCGGATCTGCCGGGCGGTGGCGCCGGCGACGTCACGGACCAGGCACGGGTCGTGCGCCGCGCCGAGGCCGATGTTGTGCGGGAAGACGGTGGCGCCGTAGACGTTGTTGTTGCCGTGCACGGCGTCGATGCCCCAGATGACGGGGATCTTGGTGCGGCTGGTCTTGGAGGCGTTCCAGTAGGCGTCGGCGAGGTTCAGCCAGTCCTGCTGGGTGGCGTGCTTGTTGCCGCCGGGCCACGCGCCGCCGCCGTTGAGGACGGAGCCGATGGCGTACTGCTTGACCTCGTCGGGGGTG
This genomic window from Amycolatopsis mongoliensis contains:
- a CDS encoding IclR family transcriptional regulator domain-containing protein; translation: MSGYGVNHEEYEVGVSAVAAPVFDARRRVPAALSITGNAAKLDLDRPAPAVRTAALALAPVRNPLDRG
- a CDS encoding glycoside hydrolase family 3 protein; translated protein: MSLSLLGGVAQATPASADAPAQPVISQPAKDKNGCAKIESSLPTLADWPKVDSRFKGKADDEARIAQILKGMTLEEKVGQMTQPEITSITPDEVKQYAIGSVLNGGGAWPGGNKHATQQDWLNLADAYWNASKTSRTKIPVIWGIDAVHGNNNVYGATVFPHNIGLGAAHDPCLVRDVAGATARQIRATGQDWAFSPTLAVVQDDRWGRTYEGFSEDPRITRSYGFEAINGLQDGATKRIGYNGVIATAKHFIGDGGTIKGQDQGVNPSSEADMINIHGQGYYGALAAGTQTVMVSFNSWTNTDLGINEGKLHGSDKALNQILKGKMGFDGLVVSDWNGIGQVTGCTNSSCPQAINAGIDIVMVPADWKAFITNTIAQVQSGQIPMARIDDAVTRILRVKLRDGLFESQKPSDRSYANSDEALKDNWLARDAARESQTLLKNNGNVLPLKPKSKVLVVGKSADNIQNQTGGWTLSWQGTGNTNADFPNATSILAGIKQDLGDANVTFDEKGDVDPTGYDAVIAVIGETPYAEGVGDLTRKTLEASKLYPEDLAVLDKVSGKGTPVVTVYVGGRPLYMNKEINRSDAFVAAWLPGTEGGGVADMLVKGKDGTGYQGTLSYSWPKSACQSPLNPWSPDYDPLFKLGYGLKSGQRTTIGQLDETPGPATCGSTGGGGTATEDLSIFDRTDVAPYKSFIGSASNWGGTEIGPDGTAAHPEITVVPTDVNVQGDGLKTTWTGTGPAQLYLQNPAGTNDLRSYLNADGALEFDTTVQQAPANRTVISMHCVYPCFSEVNATKLFTDLAGGAKTTVKIPLSCFNNGLDFEHINTPFLVYTDGPFQASFANVRWVPQGAKDPDARPCSSLT